The following are from one region of the Methanospirillum hungatei genome:
- a CDS encoding polyphosphate polymerase domain-containing protein produces MEPSYPTLDKLSLSSILSRFQPIGISEMDHANLQNRKESKYLLTTKQALHLLSNLPDTYRVFEVDGKKVQTYSTTYYDSPEFQLYLAHHNGRKPRYKVRTRSYIGSDLTFLEVKEKKNTGRTVKHRLQTGGVMTQLGSDIRDFLSSCFPLDYSQYKPVLINEYQRITLVSAVHPERITLDIDLTYHSESMNILLSDIVIAEIKRSSDHTCSPAFECLNSMRLRPKGFSKYCIGISLLYGDLVKHNNFRIVLRFLSKLTNGGQVLW; encoded by the coding sequence GATTGGCATTTCAGAAATGGATCATGCGAACCTCCAAAACCGCAAAGAATCAAAATACCTGCTCACAACTAAGCAGGCTCTTCATCTCCTCTCAAACCTCCCTGATACGTACCGGGTCTTTGAAGTGGATGGCAAGAAGGTCCAAACGTATTCAACGACTTATTATGACTCTCCAGAATTTCAGTTATACCTTGCTCATCACAATGGGAGAAAACCACGGTACAAAGTGAGAACCCGATCCTATATCGGTTCAGATCTTACGTTCCTTGAGGTCAAGGAGAAGAAAAACACCGGACGAACAGTCAAGCACCGACTTCAGACCGGAGGGGTCATGACCCAGCTTGGATCAGATATCCGGGACTTTCTCTCATCATGTTTTCCCTTAGATTATTCACAGTATAAACCTGTCTTAATCAATGAGTACCAAAGGATTACGCTCGTTTCTGCAGTTCATCCGGAACGAATCACACTTGACATTGATCTGACCTATCATTCAGAATCGATGAACATTCTGCTTTCGGATATTGTTATCGCTGAGATCAAACGAAGTTCCGATCACACCTGTTCACCGGCTTTTGAGTGTTTGAATTCAATGCGGCTCAGGCCAAAGGGATTTTCTAAATATTGCATAGGAATATCACTTCTGTATGGCGATTTGGTAAAACATAATAACTTCCGGATTGTTCTCCGGTTCTTGAGCAAGCTCACCAATGGAGGTCAGGTGCTATGGTAA